In the Corynebacterium gerontici genome, one interval contains:
- a CDS encoding rhomboid family intramembrane serine protease — protein MSSLARSVKNFARPAPVTATLLLLNVLAFAITVLQSRSLMHPLQASSFAEHGILYAPYMHAPIEWLRALSALFLHIDPTHLGFNMLMLFLIGREVERGLGSIPYLGAYLACGMGGSLAVMLQAPLSPTVGASSSLYGLMAILLAFSIRNRTQVTAALVLIAVNFGYSLITPNVSLWGHIGGFAVGVLLGALMFSRLRFRLWVWGVMAVEVFGVAMVGNALAV, from the coding sequence ATGTCTTCTCTTGCCCGCAGTGTCAAAAACTTCGCGCGCCCAGCACCCGTCACCGCTACGCTGCTGCTTCTGAATGTGCTGGCCTTCGCAATCACCGTGCTGCAATCACGCTCGCTGATGCACCCCCTCCAAGCATCCTCATTTGCCGAGCACGGCATCTTGTATGCGCCGTACATGCACGCCCCGATCGAGTGGCTCCGCGCGCTCAGCGCATTGTTCTTGCACATTGATCCCACGCACCTGGGGTTCAACATGCTCATGCTGTTTCTCATCGGCCGCGAGGTTGAACGCGGCCTGGGCTCCATTCCTTACCTGGGTGCATATCTCGCCTGCGGGATGGGTGGCTCCTTGGCGGTGATGCTCCAAGCACCCTTATCGCCCACCGTAGGGGCCTCAAGTTCGCTTTATGGGCTCATGGCGATCCTGCTGGCGTTCAGCATCAGAAACCGCACTCAGGTCACGGCCGCCCTCGTGCTCATCGCTGTGAACTTCGGGTATTCACTGATTACTCCCAATGTTTCTCTGTGGGGACACATCGGGGGATTCGCCGTAGGTGTGTTGCTGGGCGCACTGATGTTTTCACGCCTGCGTTTTCGTCTGTGGGTATGGGGCGTAATGGCCGTGGAAGTCTTCGGGGTGGCGATGGTGGGGAACGCCTTGGCGGTTTGA
- a CDS encoding peptidylprolyl isomerase: MMPTMTAKTATAILHTNRGDITIDLFGNHAPKTVENFVTLADGTADYKTENAAGNSEGPFYDGAVFHRVIDGFMIQGGDPTGTGRGGPGYMFADEFHPELQFDRPFLLAMANAGPGTNGSQFFITVAPTPHLNNHHTIFGEVTDADSQKVVVDIAGTATDRMDRPVEPVVIESVEIKN; the protein is encoded by the coding sequence ATAATGCCCACCATGACTGCAAAGACTGCAACCGCAATCCTGCACACCAACCGTGGTGACATCACCATCGATCTTTTCGGCAACCACGCCCCAAAGACCGTGGAAAACTTCGTCACCTTGGCTGATGGCACCGCCGACTACAAGACGGAAAACGCCGCAGGCAACTCCGAAGGCCCCTTCTACGATGGCGCTGTGTTCCACCGCGTGATCGACGGCTTCATGATCCAGGGCGGCGACCCAACCGGCACCGGCCGTGGCGGTCCCGGCTACATGTTCGCCGATGAGTTCCACCCCGAGCTTCAATTCGACCGCCCCTTCCTGCTGGCCATGGCGAATGCAGGGCCCGGCACCAACGGTTCCCAGTTCTTCATCACCGTGGCACCCACCCCGCACCTGAACAACCACCACACCATCTTTGGTGAGGTCACCGACGCGGATTCCCAGAAGGTTGTGGTTGACATTGCTGGCACCGCCACCGACCGCATGGATCGCCCCGTCGAGCCCGTCGTGATCGAATCCGTGGAGATCAAGAACTAA